From Hydractinia symbiolongicarpus strain clone_291-10 chromosome 12, HSymV2.1, whole genome shotgun sequence, one genomic window encodes:
- the LOC130621493 gene encoding uncharacterized protein LOC130621493 codes for MTNQNSSISANLQQENNKTDEKDKIMEWGKTNLKNLLSRLSSRDINLVETAIIMISLVGSFIIILPYTVIQLGLPSWLLLLAVIILLLAYTNHLMNQSCLRMLEEYKDEKLVRAPQVKVATLAGGNVLAYAVAITINITCVSNAVSLILLSSTIVSEIVPISGVSVDNRMRIWAIVQLVCISPLVYIGFYKDLKQSALVAALSVLLGLLLSLGITGYLVIKGYHSAVTKDTSHHFRHESFFKTFGTMFYTIGGIAAITPDVIVFVTKPTKMVYCVLSAYGVIAFVYTGYCIIMYSAFGMQLQPSMTATFLKAISLNGNSSMAIICIYILQLSLSLHLILAAVLYLNPLFANVEANLNIPIEMNWKRFAFRTCGLLTIAAVCLLIPKSQSMISLAGGIPLVMSVVIFPIVIYAKLYELTLNKKVLLVCLWLFTVICMVGNFVVNLQDIVTGVVK; via the exons ATGACAAATCAGAACAGTTCCATTTCAGCAAATCTGCagcaagaaaataacaaaacagaTGAAAAAGATAAAATCATGGAGTGGGGGAAAACGAACTTGAAGAACTTACTATCAAGATTGTCATCAAGAGATATAAATTTAGTTGAAACAGCCATCATCATGATTAGCTTGGTGGGATcctttataattattttaccaTACACTGTTATCCAACTTGGCTTACCTAGTTGGCTATTGCTACTTGCCGTTATCATATTGCTTTTAGCATACACAAACCATTTAATGAACCAATCATGTTTACGCATGCTTGAAGAATATAAGGATGAAAAGTTGGTGCGTGCACCACAAGTTAAAGTTGCTACGTTAGCAGGTGGTAATGTATTGGCATATGCTGTTGCCATAACTATTAATATCACATGTGTTAGCAATGCAGTTTCACTAATCCTACTTTCATCAACGATTGTAAGCGAAATTGTTCCGATATCTGGTGTGTCTGTGGACAACAGAATGAGAATTTGGGCTATTGTCCAACTGGTATGCATCTCTCCGCTTGTGTATATTGGTTTCTATAAGGATTTAAAACAAAGTGCTCTCGTCGCTGCCTTATCAGTATTATTGGGTTTACTTCTTTCCCTTGGTATCACTGGTTATTTAGTAATAAAGGGTTATCATTCTGCAGTAACGAAAGATACTTCACATCATTTTCGGCATGAGAGCTTCTTTAAAACATTTGGAACAATGTTTTACACAATAGGGGGCATTGCAGCAATAACTCCTGACGTAATTGTGTTTGTGACGAAACCAACCAAAATGGTTTATTGCGTTCTATCTGCGTATGGTGTGATTGCATTCGTGTATACAGGATACTGCATTATAATGTATTCAGCATTTGGAATGCAACTTCAGCCATCCATGACTGCCACATTTCTTAAAGCAATATCGCTGAACGGAAATTCAAGCATGGCAATAATATGCATCTATATTTTGCAGTTGAGTTTGAGTTTACACTTAATTCTGGCAGCAGTTTTGTATCTTAATCCATTATTTGCAAACGTAGAAGCAAATCTCAACATTCCTATAG AAATGAATTGGAAAAGATTTGCTTTTCGAACCTGTGGATTGTTGACCATTGCAGCAGTTTGCCTTTTAATTCCAAAATCTCAGTCAATGATATCTCTAGCCGGTGGTATTCCTTTAGTAATGTCAGTTGTGATATTTCCAATTGTTATATATGCAAAGTTGTATGAACTGACGCTGAACAAAAAGGTTTTATTGGTCTGTTTATGGTTATTTACCGTTATCTGTATGGTCGGGAATTTTGTGGTTAATCTGCAGGATATTGTCACTGGTGTGGTGAAGTAG